One region of Oryza sativa Japonica Group chromosome 5, ASM3414082v1 genomic DNA includes:
- the LOC4338933 gene encoding transcription factor TGAL5 isoform X14: MIQSDAYTESGYLAARPPTLEIFPSWPMSHLQEPYSNSQSVGSTTDSSSAQNTMSQAELVSPASMRSDSGQEQQQQEVLMVTIDDYNYKQGLGAAIATAPSFQQHAGGLDMRKHGSTRKDGKLLDAKTERRLAQNREAARKSRLRKKAYVQQLETSRIRLQQIEQELQRARSQGLFPGGCSAPGDMSSGAVMFDMDYTRWIDDDSKCMAELQGALQAQLPDGNLGAIVEECMRHYDELFHLRAVLASSDVFHLMTGMWAAPAERCFLWMAGFRPSEILKMLIPQLDPLTEQQLMGMCSLQQSSEQTEEALAQGLHQLHQSLADAVGGGPLNDGADVANYTGLMALALGRLENLESFYRQADNLRQETLHHMRRILTTRQTARCFLSIGEYNRRLRALSSLWASRPRENFIATENVSPTGTEFQVIQQSQQNQFSGF, from the exons ATGATCCAAAGTGACGCGTACACAGAGT CAGGATATCTTGCAGCTAGGCCCCCCACACTGGAAATCTTCCCTTCATGGCCAATGAGTCATCTACAGGAGCCATACAGT AACTCGCAGTCAGTAGGGAGCACCACTGACTCTAGCTCAGCTCAGAACACAATGTCACAGGCCGAGTTGGTGTCCCCAGCGAGCATGAGGTCCGACTCTGGGCAGGAACAGCAACAACAGGAGGTATTGATGGTGACCATTGATGATTACAACTACAAACAAGGACTTGGAGCAGCAATAGCTACTGCACCAAGCTTTCAGCAACATGCAGGAGGCCTAGACATG AGGAAGCATGGATCCACTAGAAAAGACGGAAAACTGTTAGATGCCAAG ACTGAAAGGCGATTGGCTCAGAACAGAGAAGCTGCAAGAAAGAGCAGGCTGAGGAAAAAG GCTTATGTGCAGCAACTTGAGACTAGCCGCATAAGGCTTCAGCAAATCGAGCAAGAGCTTCAGAGAGCACGCTCACAG GGCTTGTTTCCTGGAGGATGCAGTGCACCTGGAGATATGAGCTCGG GTGCTGTAATGTTTGACATGGATTACACCCGATGGATAGACGACGACAGCAAATGCATGGCAGAGCTCCAGGGCGCGCTACAGGCCCAGCTCCCCGACGGAAACCTTGGTGCCATTGTGGAAGAATGCATGCGCCACTACGACGAGCTCTTCCACCTTAGGGCCGTGCTCGCCAGCTCCGACGTGTTCCACCTGATGACTGGCATGTGGGCGGCGCCGGCCGAGCGGTGCTTCCTCTGGATGGCCGGTTTCCGGCCATCAGAAATTCTCAAA ATGCTGATACCTCAGCTCGATCCACTGACGGAGCAGCAGCTGATGGGGATGTGCAGCCTGCAGCAGTCGTCGGAGCAGACCGAGGAGGCGCTCGCGCAGGGGCTTCACCAGCTGCACCAGTCACTGGCCGACGCGGTGGGCGGCGGTCCTCTCAACGACGGCGCAGATGTTGCCAACTACACCGGCCTCATGGCCCTAGCACTTGGCAGGCTTGAGAACCTCGAGAGCTTTTATCGTCAG GCTGATAATCTGAGGCAGGAAACGTTGCACCACATGCGGCGAATTCTCACAACCAGACAGACAGCTCGGTGTTTTCTTTCCATTGGAGAGTATAATCGCCGTCTCCGTGCTCTCAGCTCCCTCTGGGCTTCACGTCCTCGCGA AAACTTCATTGCGACAGAGAATGTCAGCCCTACAGGAACTGAATTTCAGGTTATTCAGCAATCTCAGCAAAATCAATTCTCCGGTTTCTGA
- the LOC4338933 gene encoding transcription factor TGAL5 isoform X12, protein MIQSDAYTESAGYLAARPPTLEIFPSWPMSHLQEPYSNSQSVGSTTDSSSAQNTMSQAELVSPASMRSDSGQEQQQQEVLMVTIDDYNYKQGLGAAIATAPSFQQHAGGLDMRKHGSTRKDGKLLDAKTERRLAQNREAARKSRLRKKAYVQQLETSRIRLQQIEQELQRARSQGLFPGGCSAPGDMSSGAVMFDMDYTRWIDDDSKCMAELQGALQAQLPDGNLGAIVEECMRHYDELFHLRAVLASSDVFHLMTGMWAAPAERCFLWMAGFRPSEILKMLIPQLDPLTEQQLMGMCSLQQSSEQTEEALAQGLHQLHQSLADAVGGGPLNDGADVANYTGLMALALGRLENLESFYRQADNLRQETLHHMRRILTTRQTARCFLSIGEYNRRLRALSSLWASRPRENFIATENVSPTGTEFQVIQQSQQNQFSGF, encoded by the exons ATGATCCAAAGTGACGCGTACACAGAGT CAGCAGGATATCTTGCAGCTAGGCCCCCCACACTGGAAATCTTCCCTTCATGGCCAATGAGTCATCTACAGGAGCCATACAGT AACTCGCAGTCAGTAGGGAGCACCACTGACTCTAGCTCAGCTCAGAACACAATGTCACAGGCCGAGTTGGTGTCCCCAGCGAGCATGAGGTCCGACTCTGGGCAGGAACAGCAACAACAGGAGGTATTGATGGTGACCATTGATGATTACAACTACAAACAAGGACTTGGAGCAGCAATAGCTACTGCACCAAGCTTTCAGCAACATGCAGGAGGCCTAGACATG AGGAAGCATGGATCCACTAGAAAAGACGGAAAACTGTTAGATGCCAAG ACTGAAAGGCGATTGGCTCAGAACAGAGAAGCTGCAAGAAAGAGCAGGCTGAGGAAAAAG GCTTATGTGCAGCAACTTGAGACTAGCCGCATAAGGCTTCAGCAAATCGAGCAAGAGCTTCAGAGAGCACGCTCACAG GGCTTGTTTCCTGGAGGATGCAGTGCACCTGGAGATATGAGCTCGG GTGCTGTAATGTTTGACATGGATTACACCCGATGGATAGACGACGACAGCAAATGCATGGCAGAGCTCCAGGGCGCGCTACAGGCCCAGCTCCCCGACGGAAACCTTGGTGCCATTGTGGAAGAATGCATGCGCCACTACGACGAGCTCTTCCACCTTAGGGCCGTGCTCGCCAGCTCCGACGTGTTCCACCTGATGACTGGCATGTGGGCGGCGCCGGCCGAGCGGTGCTTCCTCTGGATGGCCGGTTTCCGGCCATCAGAAATTCTCAAA ATGCTGATACCTCAGCTCGATCCACTGACGGAGCAGCAGCTGATGGGGATGTGCAGCCTGCAGCAGTCGTCGGAGCAGACCGAGGAGGCGCTCGCGCAGGGGCTTCACCAGCTGCACCAGTCACTGGCCGACGCGGTGGGCGGCGGTCCTCTCAACGACGGCGCAGATGTTGCCAACTACACCGGCCTCATGGCCCTAGCACTTGGCAGGCTTGAGAACCTCGAGAGCTTTTATCGTCAG GCTGATAATCTGAGGCAGGAAACGTTGCACCACATGCGGCGAATTCTCACAACCAGACAGACAGCTCGGTGTTTTCTTTCCATTGGAGAGTATAATCGCCGTCTCCGTGCTCTCAGCTCCCTCTGGGCTTCACGTCCTCGCGA AAACTTCATTGCGACAGAGAATGTCAGCCCTACAGGAACTGAATTTCAGGTTATTCAGCAATCTCAGCAAAATCAATTCTCCGGTTTCTGA
- the LOC4338933 gene encoding transcription factor TGAL5 isoform X11, with protein sequence MIQSDAYTESAGYLAARPPTLEIFPSWPMSHLQEPYSQNSQSVGSTTDSSSAQNTMSQAELVSPASMRSDSGQEQQQQEVLMVTIDDYNYKQGLGAAIATAPSFQQHAGGLDMRKHGSTRKDGKLLDAKTERRLAQNREAARKSRLRKKAYVQQLETSRIRLQQIEQELQRARSQGLFPGGCSAPGDMSSGAVMFDMDYTRWIDDDSKCMAELQGALQAQLPDGNLGAIVEECMRHYDELFHLRAVLASSDVFHLMTGMWAAPAERCFLWMAGFRPSEILKMLIPQLDPLTEQQLMGMCSLQQSSEQTEEALAQGLHQLHQSLADAVGGGPLNDGADVANYTGLMALALGRLENLESFYRQADNLRQETLHHMRRILTTRQTARCFLSIGEYNRRLRALSSLWASRPRENFIATENVSPTGTEFQVIQQSQQNQFSGF encoded by the exons ATGATCCAAAGTGACGCGTACACAGAGT CAGCAGGATATCTTGCAGCTAGGCCCCCCACACTGGAAATCTTCCCTTCATGGCCAATGAGTCATCTACAGGAGCCATACAGT CAGAACTCGCAGTCAGTAGGGAGCACCACTGACTCTAGCTCAGCTCAGAACACAATGTCACAGGCCGAGTTGGTGTCCCCAGCGAGCATGAGGTCCGACTCTGGGCAGGAACAGCAACAACAGGAGGTATTGATGGTGACCATTGATGATTACAACTACAAACAAGGACTTGGAGCAGCAATAGCTACTGCACCAAGCTTTCAGCAACATGCAGGAGGCCTAGACATG AGGAAGCATGGATCCACTAGAAAAGACGGAAAACTGTTAGATGCCAAG ACTGAAAGGCGATTGGCTCAGAACAGAGAAGCTGCAAGAAAGAGCAGGCTGAGGAAAAAG GCTTATGTGCAGCAACTTGAGACTAGCCGCATAAGGCTTCAGCAAATCGAGCAAGAGCTTCAGAGAGCACGCTCACAG GGCTTGTTTCCTGGAGGATGCAGTGCACCTGGAGATATGAGCTCGG GTGCTGTAATGTTTGACATGGATTACACCCGATGGATAGACGACGACAGCAAATGCATGGCAGAGCTCCAGGGCGCGCTACAGGCCCAGCTCCCCGACGGAAACCTTGGTGCCATTGTGGAAGAATGCATGCGCCACTACGACGAGCTCTTCCACCTTAGGGCCGTGCTCGCCAGCTCCGACGTGTTCCACCTGATGACTGGCATGTGGGCGGCGCCGGCCGAGCGGTGCTTCCTCTGGATGGCCGGTTTCCGGCCATCAGAAATTCTCAAA ATGCTGATACCTCAGCTCGATCCACTGACGGAGCAGCAGCTGATGGGGATGTGCAGCCTGCAGCAGTCGTCGGAGCAGACCGAGGAGGCGCTCGCGCAGGGGCTTCACCAGCTGCACCAGTCACTGGCCGACGCGGTGGGCGGCGGTCCTCTCAACGACGGCGCAGATGTTGCCAACTACACCGGCCTCATGGCCCTAGCACTTGGCAGGCTTGAGAACCTCGAGAGCTTTTATCGTCAG GCTGATAATCTGAGGCAGGAAACGTTGCACCACATGCGGCGAATTCTCACAACCAGACAGACAGCTCGGTGTTTTCTTTCCATTGGAGAGTATAATCGCCGTCTCCGTGCTCTCAGCTCCCTCTGGGCTTCACGTCCTCGCGA AAACTTCATTGCGACAGAGAATGTCAGCCCTACAGGAACTGAATTTCAGGTTATTCAGCAATCTCAGCAAAATCAATTCTCCGGTTTCTGA
- the LOC4338933 gene encoding transcription factor TGAL5 isoform X13 yields the protein MIQSDAYTESGYLAARPPTLEIFPSWPMSHLQEPYSQNSQSVGSTTDSSSAQNTMSQAELVSPASMRSDSGQEQQQQEVLMVTIDDYNYKQGLGAAIATAPSFQQHAGGLDMRKHGSTRKDGKLLDAKTERRLAQNREAARKSRLRKKAYVQQLETSRIRLQQIEQELQRARSQGLFPGGCSAPGDMSSGAVMFDMDYTRWIDDDSKCMAELQGALQAQLPDGNLGAIVEECMRHYDELFHLRAVLASSDVFHLMTGMWAAPAERCFLWMAGFRPSEILKMLIPQLDPLTEQQLMGMCSLQQSSEQTEEALAQGLHQLHQSLADAVGGGPLNDGADVANYTGLMALALGRLENLESFYRQADNLRQETLHHMRRILTTRQTARCFLSIGEYNRRLRALSSLWASRPRENFIATENVSPTGTEFQVIQQSQQNQFSGF from the exons ATGATCCAAAGTGACGCGTACACAGAGT CAGGATATCTTGCAGCTAGGCCCCCCACACTGGAAATCTTCCCTTCATGGCCAATGAGTCATCTACAGGAGCCATACAGT CAGAACTCGCAGTCAGTAGGGAGCACCACTGACTCTAGCTCAGCTCAGAACACAATGTCACAGGCCGAGTTGGTGTCCCCAGCGAGCATGAGGTCCGACTCTGGGCAGGAACAGCAACAACAGGAGGTATTGATGGTGACCATTGATGATTACAACTACAAACAAGGACTTGGAGCAGCAATAGCTACTGCACCAAGCTTTCAGCAACATGCAGGAGGCCTAGACATG AGGAAGCATGGATCCACTAGAAAAGACGGAAAACTGTTAGATGCCAAG ACTGAAAGGCGATTGGCTCAGAACAGAGAAGCTGCAAGAAAGAGCAGGCTGAGGAAAAAG GCTTATGTGCAGCAACTTGAGACTAGCCGCATAAGGCTTCAGCAAATCGAGCAAGAGCTTCAGAGAGCACGCTCACAG GGCTTGTTTCCTGGAGGATGCAGTGCACCTGGAGATATGAGCTCGG GTGCTGTAATGTTTGACATGGATTACACCCGATGGATAGACGACGACAGCAAATGCATGGCAGAGCTCCAGGGCGCGCTACAGGCCCAGCTCCCCGACGGAAACCTTGGTGCCATTGTGGAAGAATGCATGCGCCACTACGACGAGCTCTTCCACCTTAGGGCCGTGCTCGCCAGCTCCGACGTGTTCCACCTGATGACTGGCATGTGGGCGGCGCCGGCCGAGCGGTGCTTCCTCTGGATGGCCGGTTTCCGGCCATCAGAAATTCTCAAA ATGCTGATACCTCAGCTCGATCCACTGACGGAGCAGCAGCTGATGGGGATGTGCAGCCTGCAGCAGTCGTCGGAGCAGACCGAGGAGGCGCTCGCGCAGGGGCTTCACCAGCTGCACCAGTCACTGGCCGACGCGGTGGGCGGCGGTCCTCTCAACGACGGCGCAGATGTTGCCAACTACACCGGCCTCATGGCCCTAGCACTTGGCAGGCTTGAGAACCTCGAGAGCTTTTATCGTCAG GCTGATAATCTGAGGCAGGAAACGTTGCACCACATGCGGCGAATTCTCACAACCAGACAGACAGCTCGGTGTTTTCTTTCCATTGGAGAGTATAATCGCCGTCTCCGTGCTCTCAGCTCCCTCTGGGCTTCACGTCCTCGCGA AAACTTCATTGCGACAGAGAATGTCAGCCCTACAGGAACTGAATTTCAGGTTATTCAGCAATCTCAGCAAAATCAATTCTCCGGTTTCTGA